From a region of the Hyalangium ruber genome:
- a CDS encoding ABC transporter permease, whose product MRRTLNVLKEIAVIWGAETRRSVRSGRAVVLLGLYTLFAAFVLVVVGAFFSQVTQGNPDLQGLTDMPPIVLVVFKVNLFFLPAYVALMGFDQISGEVGTRSIRYLTLRARLSALLIGKFLVQATLLLGLVLIIDLGIFVYAKITTPGFTFSSLLLNLLKVWGATTVFSLAYVALTTFCSSVERSSAVSLVFNFILLFIFWLMDFAGGFATSAVRYIRYLSPSFYSSNLLSSDPSEFGVSGLAYAVFTLVFLGGAYAILRARDL is encoded by the coding sequence GTGCGCCGCACTTTGAACGTCTTGAAAGAAATCGCGGTGATCTGGGGCGCCGAGACGCGCCGATCCGTGCGCAGCGGGCGCGCGGTGGTGCTCCTGGGCCTCTACACCCTGTTCGCCGCGTTCGTCCTCGTGGTGGTGGGCGCCTTCTTCTCCCAGGTGACCCAGGGAAACCCGGACCTGCAGGGGCTGACGGACATGCCCCCCATCGTCCTGGTGGTCTTCAAGGTCAACCTCTTCTTCCTGCCGGCGTACGTGGCGCTGATGGGGTTCGATCAGATCAGCGGAGAGGTGGGCACGCGCTCCATCCGCTACCTCACCCTGCGCGCGCGCCTGTCCGCGCTGCTGATCGGCAAGTTCCTGGTGCAGGCCACGCTGCTGCTGGGGCTGGTGCTCATCATCGACCTCGGCATCTTCGTCTACGCGAAGATCACCACTCCGGGCTTCACCTTCTCCTCGCTGCTGCTCAACCTGCTGAAGGTGTGGGGAGCCACCACCGTGTTCTCGCTGGCGTACGTGGCGCTGACCACGTTCTGCTCCAGCGTCGAGCGCAGCTCGGCGGTGAGCCTGGTCTTCAACTTCATCCTGCTGTTCATCTTCTGGTTGATGGACTTCGCGGGCGGCTTCGCCACCAGCGCCGTGCGCTACATCCGCTACCTGAGCCCCTCCTTCTATTCGTCGAACCTGCTGAGCTCCGATCCGAGCGAGTTCGGCGTCAGCGGGCTGGCCTACGCGGTCTTCACGCTGGTCTTCCTGGGCGGCGCCTACGCCATCCTGCGCGCGAGGGACCTGTGA